The DNA segment AAACTACTGCAACCTAATTGACCTAGGATTCAAAGGTTGCCATTACATGTGGTCCAACCATAGAAATAGAAGGCAAGGTCTCATACTAGAAAGACTTGATAGATGCCTTGCTAATGAAGCATGGTTGGAACAATACCCCTCAATATTAGTTACTCACCTCCCAAAGACTTACTCCGACCATAATCCTTTACTGCTCAGGCTTATTAATACTACAATAATTTCTAACAAACCTTTTAGACTCGAAAAATATTGGCTAAGACACCCTGAGTTTAGTAAAGTCGTTGAGAAAAGCTGGAATAATAGAAATCTCAATGAGGCCCAAATTTGTTTCTAGACAAATGTCAGTGAATGGAGTGCTCAAAATTTTGGTAATATCTTTGCCAATAAGAAAAGGATACTAGCTAGAATTAAGAGAATCCAAAACTCTCTTAACTATACTTATAGCACTTTCCTTAGAAATTTAGAGTACACTCTAATTAATGATTATAACAACATCCTTCGACTGGAGGAAGATCATTGGAAGGTTAGGTCACGCCTGAATTGGCTTAATGAGGGCGATGCAAACACTAAATTTTTCCATATATCTGTCCTAAATAGGCGAAGGCGTAACAATATCTCCTTCTTTAAAGATGACGTTGGCAATAGAATTACGGATCGTCAAAAAATCATTGAACACACATATCACTATTTCCATGATATATTCACTACCAATAATACACTATCAGAGTGGAATACTATTAAAAGTGTCTGCACAAATTTCTCCAATATTGATCTCTCCTCTTTAGATAGGCCACTAGCTACCTAAGAAATCTTTTCTGCACTATATTCCTTCAAGCCTTACAAAGCCCCAGGACCTGATGGTATGCATCCAATATTCTATCAACGTCACTGGAACATTGTGGGACCCTCTGTCATACGGCTATGCAAAGAAATTTTCTCCCTATCTAGAATCCCTGAGGAAATGAATCAAACCTTACTATGCCTCATTCCTAAATTCTAGCATGCAAACAACCTTAACAAATTCCGACCAATAGGTCTCTGCAACACCACATACAAAATAATCATTAAAATAATTGTTAACAGTATCAAACCTTTTCTTCCTGAATTAATCAGCCCATGCCAGGCCAACTTCTTAAAAGGCAGGCGAGCATGTGATAATGCTATCATTATTCAAGAAGTTATAAACCagttcaaaaaaagaaaagggatgAATTGTCAACTGATAATTAAAATCGAACTCGAAAAAGCCTTTGACAGACTAGAATGGTCGTTTGTCTACAAGGCCCTAGCCTTCTTCAAATTCCCACCAAAAATCACCTCCCTGATCATGAACTGCATAACCACAAGCAAAATAGCAGTCTTAGTAAATGGTGCTCAAACAAAATTCTTTGAACCCTCGAGGCGGATTAGACAAGGGGACCCCCTATCCCCTTACATGTTCATCATAACCATGGAATTACTCTCTATATACATACATCACCAAGTGGACCTTACTCTGTGGAACCCCATTAGAATTGGGCCAAAAGGACCTCATGTATCACATATCTTTTATGCAGATGACCTGTCATTCATGGCCTAAGCAAATAAAAAATCCAGCAATACTATTCATCATTCTTTAACAACCTTTTGCTCCCTATCGGTTCACAAAATCAACAACACCAAGTCCAAAATTCTCTTCTCCAGTAACTGCTCAAGTGCCATAAAAGACTATGCAATAGATCTTTTTAACATTAACCCAACTAGCCAATTTGGCAAGTATTTGGGTTTCCCCATTACCAATAATAAGCCCAAATCATCTGACTTCCAATTTGTAATTGACGATATGAGGAACAAGCTTGCAAACTGGAAAACAAACTTTCTCACTCTTATGGGACGAGCAACCCTTGCAAAGGCTGCCCTCAATGCCATCCCTTACCGTAATATGCAATACATATCCCTCCCCAAAAAATCCTTCACCAAATTGATAAAATCCAGCGAGATTTTATTTGGGGGACAACcactattaaaaaaaatatacactACATATCGTGAGATGTTGTAACCCTCCCAAAGGAATTAGGTGGCCTAGGGTTACCCAAGGCATGTCATAAAAACCAGGCCATTCTAGCGGGACTTGCATGGAGACTATTCACCAACCCATCAACCATGTGGGCAGATACTCTAATCCAAAGAAACAACAATAAGCCTAAGGCCAAGACCACCTCCTTCATTTGGAAAAAAGTACTTAAGGGTTGGGAAACCATCAACAAAGGCTTGGCTTGGAATATTGGCAATGGTAAATCCATTAACTTTTACTACGGTCGCTGGACCCCAAACAAAACAAACATCCGCTCAATCATTCAGTGTCCTCTCAACAAAAATGATTGCAACTTGACCCTTGACCAGGTTTGGCTAAACGATCAATGGAACTGGTCCAATATACCATTCGAGCTACCCAGAAATATTACTGCTGACATCTCCCCCATCTCCATCTCAAAAAATCCCCTTGCAGCAGACACACCTATTTTCATGCTCAACACAAATGGCACCTTCACAACCCACTCAGTTGACAAATTACTTCACCAACACATCCAAAAGACCACTGACTATGATTGAATTTGGAAACTGCATACCCTAAACAAAATCAAATTTTTCCTGTGGCAATGCTTTAAAATAGATTACCCACTAACTCCTACCTTCACCAAATTGGTGTTTCAAATAACAATACTTGCATGATTTGTAGGATGGCAGAAGAAACCATTACTCATATCTTccttgaatgcactatagcacgcTCATTTTGGGACAACACAGGCATTGACATCAACACCATTCCCCACAACAAACACTGGCTATTAGCTATTAGAGACCTCCAAGTACCGGTTACTCACAACTCCATAACTTGGTAGGATGTTTTTCCTTTTGCAATATGGCACCTTTGGCTAAATAGGAACAACCACTGCTTCCACAATTACTCAAACAACTTAAATTACCATATGGTTAACACACGTGCCATTGAGTTTAAATTACTAGCCTCCAACTATAAATGCACAATGCACAAAAATCCGGTACACATTAAATGGTACCCACCACCACCTTACAACTACAAACTAAACATAGATACTTCCTTGGGTAACCAAAACACGGGAGGAATTGGGGGCATGATAAGAAATAGTCAAGGAGACATGATTGTAGGATTTACTAACAAAATTAATGCCTCCAACTCTACTCACGCAGAGTTACAAGCACTTCATGCAGGTTTAAAATTGGCACATGAAAAAAGGACTAGCACCACTGGAGATTGACACTGAGTCGACGGACATAATCCAACTACTTCAACACAATACCTTCCCTACCTATACTAATACTATCTTGGAATGCAGGTACTTATTGAATGGCGCACTTTTTGTGTAAATTGGGTTCCAAGCAACAACATCTAAGCTCCACTACAACTATTTTGCACTTACCTCCGGATACAGTAAAAAGAGTGATCCAGGAGGACAAAAATGAAGCTTCTACTACTAGACTAGTTTCTAGCTCTATATGTAATACATTAGCAGTGCTTGGAAACCTTAATATTATCCCTACTATTAATAATAGTGATGTAATGCCCGTGTAACTGTTATTAATGGAATTAccccttttccattttttttttgcaaatttgAAGTATTAGTTTATCAATACTGTCGGTATTAGATACATGTGCAACGTATCTATAAACTACTATGTATATAAAACTAAATTTGGTTGCAGTAAGAAAAAATgatgagaaattttcataaaacactatcttttagtagtaattagccatctatagataccatttgctatattacagaTTATATataccttttatgtggttataagatgtatttgatatatttaagctattgtattcatgaatacagtaacaaAAATAAgtgtgaatcagggaagtccagctaatcagttgttgtattcgagtgtattcgactgaaTTCAtagagtgaaacatgggattacagctggacatattattgtattcgactgtattcacagtGTGAAATAGGGGATTGCACTGTTTATAAAAtgaaaagtgaatcaattaacataatagacttcTAATATAActtaacaaactcaattataacacacaaaatttgtattttcaattataaaaaagattctcaaccaaaaaataccccaaaaatatagcaatctttagagaaattatataatacatctgaatacataaattatattaattaaaacttatgaatacattcatggcatatagcgagacagtgaatacgatgaaatacatagaatacaataggatacattgaaatataatgaaaaaaagacagaatacaataaaatacatggaatacagtgagatacattgaattacaatgaaaaaaaacaatgaatacaatgaaaaccATGAAAATACAGCGTAATACATTGAaattacattgaaatatattaacagaaatgttctTCTTCATCGCGAAAGAAAGAAATCGTCACTCAGTGGATCTCCGAAACCAAATCCTCTTTCCATGACCGCCGGTATTTCCTCGTTGGACTTGACGTCGAGTGGCGACCCAGTTTCCACCGCAACCAGCAATTCAAAGTTGCAACTCTCCAGCTCTGCGTCGAGCGTTGTTGCCTCATATTCCAACTCCTCTACTGTAGTTCAATTCCAGAAGAAGACaaagcaaaaagaaagaaaaaaagttgGATGTCGCCGGAAGATGAGAAGAAGAGGAAGTTAAAGAAAGGGTAGTTGTAGAATCCTTTAAAGAGGGTCTTAAAGAGGTTTTTCGGCAATCGGAAAACCAACGACGACGGAAGGATCATCACGCTGGTGTAAAGAGAGGGGAAAGTGGGAAGGGATAGAAAGAAAATCGGTGGAAGGAGGAGGAGATAAAaatttttaatgggatgggggaagagaatgagatgtatcaaagtagagagagaaagaaaaaaatgtaaCTGATtaacgtatttagtggcttagggctaggaggtaactaaaattaaatattttgtaataaaccttaaaaggtatctatagaatataattttttttaataatatttatttaaaataaataaggtgctTATAGGAAAATTCCAAAAATGATTAGTGCTATGGGCCAAACTAGGCCTGCTATATGGGCTAATCTTCATTTCTACCCAGAGCAATCAGGCCCAATTCTACTGCATCAACAAACCCTACCCTTATAAACCTAACCCCTTCTTCTCCATCTTCGCACTTAGTGCTCACAGTCTATCTGCAGCATCCTCTGTATTCACTAAAACCGTAGCCGTTGACAGCAAACAACCATGGCTGAGAGAGGAGGGGAGAGAGGAGGCTTTGGCCGTGGCTTCGGAGGACGCGGTGGAAGAGGCGGAGACCGCGGCGGACGCGGCCGTGGTGGCCGTCGTCCCCGCCGTGAGACAGAGGAGGAGAAATGGGTCCCAGTCACAAAGCTAGGAAGGCTCGTGAAAGACAACAAAATCCGTTCATTGGAGCAAATCTACCTCCACTCACTCCCCATTAAGGAGTTCCAAATCATCGACACACTCATCGGACCATCTCTAAAGGACGAGGTGATGAAAATCATGCCGGTTCAGAAACAGACCCGGGCCGGTCAGAGAACCCGATTCAAGGCCTTCGTCGTCGTCGGTGATGGGAACGGTCATGTCGGTTTGGGGGTGAAGTGCTCGAAGGAAGTGGCGACTGCTATACGTGGCGCAATTATATTGGCCAAGTTATCAGTGATTCCGGTGAGAAGAGGGTACTGGGGTAACAAGATTGGGAAGCCACACACAGTGCCATGTAAGGTAACTGGGAAATGTGGGTCAGTTACAGTGAGGATGGTGCCTGCTCCTCGTGGTGCTGGTATTGTGGCTGCTCGTGTTCCTAAGAAGGTGCTTCAGTTTGCTGGTATTGAGGATGTCTTCACCTCTTCTCGTGGATCCACCAAAACCCTCGGCAACTTCGTTAAGGTTCGGTCTATTTAAATAATCTCGCAACTATCTTTTCTTTCAATTGTATTAAGATTCTGTTACATGATTATATGTTTAGTACATGTAGTGATCTTATAAGATAAGAATTGCTGCAGTTGTATTTGTCTAACTTTATCgttgaaccaaaaaaaaaaagctttgGACTATACATATTGctaaaataattttgaaatagACATTGTGGAGATGATTAAATGTGAAGTTTGTCTCTGACCAAGGAGTCTGCTCCAAATGCTTTGTAAATAGCCATCAGCTTCTGTTGTTTCATGTTTAAAAATGATTGATAGAGTAGGATATAAATTGTACCGATGTAAATAGTAGGTTGGTTTCCTATAAGAAAGGTACATTTATACTACAAACCATTATTTTAAATCAAAATTccaaattataaaatataattgATAGAGTAGGATATAAATAGTACCGATGTTAAGTTTTACTAGTTCCAGATGGCTGCGATACATTAACAGCTGTTAATTTTTGACAGAGTATGATTGAATGTAGTGCAAGAGAAGTCAAATTAGGGAGTAACAAATATTGGTTCTTACTACCATTTTTCTGTCTTGTACTTGTGTTTATTCCTTCTAGCTGGGTTTAGTTTAAATCGTGATGTGGACATGCTGTAATGGCTCTTTGTTTTTAATTAATTGGCGAAAAAAAGGCGACTCTGATTAGATTTTGTTTAAGACCTTAAACTGTAAATTTGCTGTAACCATCTTTGTCCTATAACATAAATATATATTCTGATCTAGCATAAACTTTAAACTCTCTTCTCTTATTCTATATGTTGTTCATATACCATATATTTTATTGGTGGTTTAATGCCATTCTTTATATGTTGCAGGCTACATTTGATTGTTTGATGAAGACTTATGGGTTTCTGACTCCAGACTTCTGGAAGGAGACTCGCTTCACCAAATCTCCTTTCCAAGAGTATGCTGATATCTTGTCTAAACCTGCCAATAAGGTTATTGTCTACCCCGCTGAGGAGGCACCAGCACCTGAGAGGGTTGAGGCTTGAGATTGTTTAGATGTCATGCTCCCTTCTTTTGGTTCTACTTGGTAGTTTTCTATTATGAAATGTTAGtattctaaattttattttctGTTTCGATGGATGTTTTCTGCAGACTTGCAAAAGATAATGCTTCCTTTTTTCACATCAATATATATGAAGTTTCTGCCTCCATTGATCTCATGTTTTACAGGAACATCTTTCTTGTTAGCTCTAGGATAGCGCATTTCTATACTTTTCAATTGTTCGATGATGGGAACAAAGATGTGATTCCTGGTTGATATGGTAGATCTTTTTCTAGGCGATAAGCTCACCATTCTTGTTCATTGATGGTCTGCTTTTGGCTTGAGCCAAACTGTGGTAAACAGTAAATCAGTGGTTTGCTCTTCGCACTCGCATGACCTATAcatataatttgatcatttacTTACATTGAAGTATTTTTTCTATCAGTATCTTGCATCCAAGATGTGAACAAGAACACTAGAGTTGCGagatattttgtatatataaatgATTTAAGTCATATGATTTAAGTCATCATTCAAGAACAACCCATATGATTTAAGTCATAGACCTTAGTGAGAGACGTTCAAATTAATCCTACGAGTCCTAGAAGAAACTAGACTAGTACAAGATCTGTAAGCAATCAACCTCAACATTCAATGTATAGCACAACCTTGATCCTTGCAATTATTAGAATGCTAACAGACCAAGTTCACAAGGAGTAAGAAGGTTTTATTGCCTATATCCTTGGAGTTCAATCATCCCAAGTCAAAGGGTTTATACAAATATAAAGAAGCacaaaatatcaaaataaaacaagTTTCTATAGATGTGGCTCCGGACAGGTCTCTTGCAATCGCAATGTAGAGATCCTACAATTGCGAGTGTCATAACTGATCACACTGTCTTGATGATCTTCTTCAGTTTTACGATCGCAACATTAAGGACTGCGATCACAACCAATCACAATACCAAAGCTGGTTGTGATCGCAAATAGTGGCGAAGTCCGGAATTTTGTGCAAGAGGATTCAAAAGAATACTGGAATGTCACACTTGGGATATGAACCTATTACCTAAAGAAGTTTTTGAACTCCTTTTCCACTACATTAAAATCTTCTCTCATGTCAAGGGAATTCAACAATTTATATAAAACTAACAATATATGAATTTCTACTCTTCAATTGAACCCCTTGGCTCTACATAGCTCACCcttattatccattaaaaaataggttggataatgaactttttaaaaacgggtcgaatatggata comes from the Nicotiana sylvestris chromosome 4, ASM39365v2, whole genome shotgun sequence genome and includes:
- the LOC104233485 gene encoding small ribosomal subunit protein uS5x-like, yielding MAERGGERGGFGRGFGGRGGRGGDRGGRGRGGRRPRRETEEEKWVPVTKLGRLVKDNKIRSLEQIYLHSLPIKEFQIIDTLIGPSLKDEVMKIMPVQKQTRAGQRTRFKAFVVVGDGNGHVGLGVKCSKEVATAIRGAIILAKLSVIPVRRGYWGNKIGKPHTVPCKVTGKCGSVTVRMVPAPRGAGIVAARVPKKVLQFAGIEDVFTSSRGSTKTLGNFVKATFDCLMKTYGFLTPDFWKETRFTKSPFQEYADILSKPANKVIVYPAEEAPAPERVEA